The following is a genomic window from Solanum lycopersicum chromosome 6, SLM_r2.1.
TTATTGACAAATTatcttgaatataaaaaaaatgaagaaaaatggagaaaaaaatattagtaaaatcattaaattatacCAAACAAATTTGGAGAATTAAAGAACATTTAGAACTactctaatataaataaaaaggaaattaaattacaaaaagaaattaaaaaaaaaagaataaaaagttagtttagtcatttaggGATCTTATCCCAGATTTAACAAACCTTGGATTAGCTATCGCTCCATTTCCAACGGATAAGATGATACCATGATGGATAAATAATCcatgaattaaattaaataaagtaactAAACAATGTAttaattgaatcaaattttaatCCATATATTATTCTACCAAATACCATCTACTAAACGGATCCTAAAAgtatttttctttccttttattcaGCACAAGCTGCAACAGTCAAATATTTATTCTCCCGTATTTTTAAAGAGTGATTATGCACTTTGtttgttagtttattttaaaaagaactactgttttttttttttttgcagtattttaattctaattttcACACTTGCAATTacaagatttaaaaatattttttattttttcaaactcCATTTACAATCACaagacttaaaaatattttttattttttcaaacccCATTCCAGtcaaactaaattaattttcCATTTAAAAAAGGAAGAAGTATTTTGTTTAGATTTGGAAGAAACTTATGTTTACCAATCTGGAAGCAGTGAAAATCCTCTACTACTTTTTAACGACTAAGTCTTAGTTGGAGACTTCTGCTTTCTTTTTGTGCATTACCACATTTGCTTAAACATATATCATTTAAATGTAGAATTttgacacatatatatacatcgGACCAACGGGGTGGCTATAGCTACGCCACTGATTCCTTCCAGTTAGCAATCTTTGTTGAACAACTTTTTCAGCAATTGGCAATTTacagattttttttaaacatgatgttagaatgaaaaaaaaatcctagTCTTTACACTAGTAACAAAAGATTAAACAAAGAATGAGAGAGTGGAATTATGAATCAATCAGAAACAAAGGAAATTGGACCACTAGAGATGCTGCCATGGCTATCATCAAATGCAGCCAAAGCTCTCTCTAAATTAGAAACAATATCAGAAATGGTGGGTCTGTCTTTGCCTTCCAAATGTACACAATGCATTGCAGTGTAAGCCACCAATTCCACTGCTTCTACTTCTTCACTTGCCTCTGCAGTCCCTACTCTCTTATCCAAAATCTTGTTCAATTCTCCAGCCATAATTCCTGCTACTCCATAGTCCACTACACTCATTGGTGCACCTCCGTTCTCTTCGCTCTTGAATATCGCTCTCTTTCCTGTCAAAAGTTCTAATAATACCACTCCAAGTCCATACACATCGCTCTTTGCTGTCAACACATTCAGACCATAGTATTCCGGATCAATGTACCCAACTGTACCAGCAGCCTTCATTGGCCTGCTGCTGTGATCGCCCATTAACGATAATCCAAAATCAGACACTCTTGCAATCCAGTTTCCATCAATCAAGATGTTGGATGACTTAATGTCCCTGTGAATTATAGGCGGAACTGCATAGTTGTGAAGGTATTCAATGCCTCGGGCAGCGTCTAAAGCAATCTTGATCCTCATTTTCCAAGAATTCACTATACTACTAGTCTTCTCCACATTGTTCTTATCATGTAAATGATCAAAAAGAGCTCCATTCTTCATGTACTCGTAAACCAAAAGCCTTTCATCCCTTTCTTCGCAATAACCAACAAGTCTAACTAAATGTTTGTGATGTAGCCGAGACAAGAAAGCTAATTCTGAGTCAAATGCACTTTCTTTCTCCTGAAATTTCTTTGTTCTTGTACCCGTTTCTCCACGTTTGATGGCTACCTCACGACCATCCGGTAGTTTGCCCTTGTAAACCACCCCAAAACTACCAGCACCAATCTTGTTTTCTAGAGAAAAATTGTTAGTAGCTGCAGCAAGGTCTGTAAACAGAAATTCCTCTGCCCTGTCTGCGTGTTTAGAAGAAGTTCCACTCCTTTGACGCCTCATCAACCGCGACCCTTGACGCCTAAGAGTTGATGATCTTGAAATAGGACCACTACTTGATAATTGCCCACCATTAGAAGTAGCAGTAATAGTAGGTTGAACTGAATTATGTACTTTCTTCTTTCCAAAACAACCACCAGCCcacagaaaataaattatactgcAAATCCCTGCCAAAGTACCCACTGACCCAACAATTGCAAAAGCTAATAAACCTCTACTTAGCCTTTTAGAAGGCGAAGAAGAAGGTGGCGATGGTGGCGGCGGTAGTAGTGAAGTAGGTGGTGTTAAAATTGAGAAATCACAAGGCCTACAAATATTACCATTGCCAAAACAGAGATTTTGTGACTGCGGATATATACCACAACTACAATTACTTTGTACACATGGACCTGGAAGAATCATGGGTAAAGGAAGGGCAAACCCTTGAGGAACCATTTTACTAGTCCAACCAGGCCCCCAACACACCACTGAAAAATTGCTTGTGGTTAATCCACACGTAAAATCTAACCCAGCTGAAACTGATTCAAAAAAATATCCTTCTGTTATATTACTTGAAAATGTACCATTTCCGCCCCAACAAACTACCGTGCGATTCACCCTACGAATTCCACAAGTATGATTAATCCCCAAAGCAAATCCAAAATACTCGTAAGACAAATGAGAAGGAACATCAAGCTGACCGTTTTTATTATCACCTCTGCAAATGAAAAATCCGGTAGCGTTCATCCCACAAGCGTGTCTTCCGCCGGCATATATATTCATCATCCTTTCATTACGGAACTCAGATTGGATAGTTGAAGCGATAGCACTATTTCCCCAACAGACAACCCTGTTTGAACTTTCCAAAACTCCGCACGAAAATTCAGACCCAGATGAGATTGATAAAAATTGTGATGACCCATTTGACGGTTCACTCAAATCGCCTCTCCAGCAGGTAACATTTTTTGTACTCTTCATTATGCCGCAAATTTTGTCACCACCCATTGTAACGGATGTTAACACGTTTGAGTTGCTGAAATACAGTCGTTTGGGGACGAAACTCGTGTTCCAGAAAAGGAGTGAAAATCCACCGGAGCGAACGGCGGTGAAGCCGTCGAAGCCGCCGGCGATGAAGTCGAAGGAGACGTTAGGTGAAATTGGTGTAGGAATAGATTGGTTGTCTTTCCAACATTGGATTGTTTGTATTGGTTGGTTAGCAATTATGCCGCAGATAGTAGCGGAACTTCCATAGACGACGGCAAGAGTGGTGGCGGAGCCACCTAAGGCTTGAACATAAATGAAGAGATTTACTAGGGTGAAAACGAGGGTGGCGACGGCGGCTGAGGGCGTCGTCATCTAAGTATATTTGACAATTCCTCCGTCATCTGTgtgtagagagagagagagaaaattgagGGAAAAGGGCTAAAAGCTAAAAACAGTGAAGAGAGAGCTAAAAGAGATGGTACTTGCTGGATTTTCTACCTCGCACGTGGCTGTGTGGGGTCCATTGCTAGCTGAATTTCATCGAACACGACAACTCACAATGCACacgtaatttttttattaggatTAAAGGGGTTTGGCGAATCTTGACTACaattttcatttctcttttACTTTTCTCATTGGGAAGAATTAGGGTAAATACTAGGATTTggtaaaaatcaatataaagaatttatattaattttaaaggaaaaatggcTTAAAATACCtttgaaatattgaaaatggtataaaattactcTTCATCCACCTATCGGTtccaaaatgtccttttcatCCACTCATTGGCTCccaaatacccttgtcatccactttgggttcaaaattaaccacttttttaattgttttgaaattaaactctttaaatattttgaaaaatacttggcgttcaactattggttataattttaatttataaaccaacccactacccactcattactaactaaacctcatccaattaataattcaattataatatcaaaatcgtcgtaaacactactaaaacacgataaaattatagattcctgaaaatgacatccaaaattattcgagtccgaatcgaagccccaattaaatttaggttgagccgcttatttaggaggacactttctttcaaaattgaattataaattttttattaaaggtaaaaaagtaatacatcccgaattaattcatgcactttttttaaatataattttataaatatttatgatttgttttaaaacctttaatatattattttgaaaaaaagttacctataaagtaacatcatataattgagacgtaagaataattaagataaacatagtcagaattttaagtttatcggtgatttttatttatttgaatgtatgataatttaattctataatttttaagaaCTCTCAATTGACAGTAGCTTACATTAATAGTGTGACgagtttattaatttagaggaatttaattagtaatgggtgggtagtggattgatttataaattgtacttataagttaaattataagaaatagTTGAGCgtcacgtatttaaaaaaatatttaaatataaaaaccgttaaataattggttttgaaccaaaaggtggatgacaataatattttggacccaataggtgaatggaaagggtattttggagtcaataggtagatgaagggtaattttgtaccatctAATACTTTAAAGGTATTTTAGGTTCTTTTTCGTAATTTTAATAGATGAAATATTAAAGGGAGaatacatattattattaaacaTTGAGTGCAAATACATTTTTATCGtataattagttaaataataCTCTAGTAATTTTTAAGTTTGAAATTATATAGATATGACTTGATCAAAGACTTAGTTTCAAATGAGATAAATTTGTGGCTGCTAAATTACCTCGTAGAAAATGTGGATAGTTGTTACTTTGACCTTCTTTTTTGAAAACACTAGATTATACAGATAAGTTCATTTtatgcaaaaatataaaatatttggataaaaatatttcaactttttcaaTCATCTCACGAgcacaattttatttatttgcaaTTAATTCAAACTTGTGATTGTCAAGTTactaaattatttgatttgataagACTTGTAGTGTACTTTTTATTCCTAGTATTTTTGTAactttcccaaaaaaaaaaaaaaccagaaagaagaagaaaaagaagtcaCACTTTGTAGATAAGTGTAGCTCGTGCCAACACGGGTCCAACGTGTAGTATTAGTAGTCTAAGATTGATTAATGTAAATGATCAAATTGCATATAAACACCATTATacaaagtaaattaaaatattaccatCTTGAACATAGTAACTTCACAATGTCTATatattttgcaaaacttcatACTATTGGATGTTGTAGTggaatatatacatatgtgaAAGTACTAATTATACTTGCATATATActatttataaatcaaacactaacaGAGCATCTGGTATGTTGTGATGAATTTCTTCTGAATTGTCTTTGATCAAAATCACATGTTACATTTGAAATTAGGATCAAGAAAGTAgaagatgaaagaaaagaaaaacaaacctCGCAGACAATAAAGAGCGCtggagaagaaagaagaagaaaacatagCAAGATGGAGAAGTATGAGAAGATAAAAAAAGATGTTTCCCTACTAAAATTCACGCTTAACATCGCTTTGTCAAAACACTCGCTTCTCAACTGTTCACCTCTTAATTAAAGTGACGAAGCAGTTAATTTCCTGTATACTTATTCTTAGTACAACAAATGAGGTATGAAACTAAAACTATTAGATACTTAGGTATGTTTGAGGTCTAAACTTACTATCACTAGACATACAACAATATCTATACCCAATTTAGTCTCCATAATGTCTATTCACAGCCGGTGGTGCATTATAATTTGAAGTCTAGCAACATTTTGctatatgaaaatgaaatggTTGACCATTTAAGTGAGTTTGGGATTGAGAAATTGTTGGGTGAAGAGGATAGGTTTAGACATACTAATACATTGCGCCCTGACATGTCATAAATACAAATTGTAATAATAAGTGTTCGTTTTTCTACACTTAATTCTATCTATTAACAAAATTTTTGAGTATTGAAAATTGTAGGCTGCAATATAGGAAAAAATACTCTTATATTAAGATGTCATCTTATAAGTTTACGCATAGGACTATAACTCTCTTTGTATGTCCTAAAGCTTTGTTCAAATTGAAATTAGATAGATACACCAAAACAAAGAATATGTGGAATGAATACGCTAATTTTGCTAGgatcaatatattaaaaacagTGGCAACTCATTGCACCAAATGTACTCAATACGAAATGCAACATATAAAGTGTAGGACCTACAAAATAAGTGACACACTAACATACATATTCAAATAGCAACTACAAACTAAGGAAACAATCTTTTTATGAACCTCATGCAGATTTTATCCTTTTTGGTGACATGAATTAAAATTTCTACACAAAGTTTAAATTAGTTCCTTTGTGTAATCTTTCAAATGAATTAGTAACTTACCTAAAAcaatcaatatttatttcacctTGTCAAATGCACTCAATTGGCCTGACGGTTTCCTTGGACTTCTGCATCTTCCAATCTAGAAAGTTTCTCTTTGCCCTGTATTACTCTCTATATATCTACGGCCCTTGCCATTACTTGACCTTTGAGTTTTCAAAGTCAAACTAAGGTGCCTtttccattttcatttttttgccTTACCTTCTCCCAACACTCAACCTATTgctaattttcaaaagatcaaAACTTCTCTTTATAAATCTTAAAGCTCTGAAATGTAGAGCGAGTTTTTAAAAGCTTCCATTCAATCTCTTATTCGCCTCTTTGacttcaaaattaaaacttaatagCCATTATTAAGAAAGTAATGGGACAAAAAGTATGGATATGTACATGCATAGAAAGATGAGGAATATTCATATTCAATAACTGAGATAAATGAaatcaatgagtttaatacaaaaaagttattaactcatactaagttgaaactaactatatctgaaaatagcctctaaattGGACTAAAAATACTGGAACAAGCCaaactaaatctagcaaaaactgaaactaaaagactaaatacttaaaagaaactcatgactattgtcctcggagaataaggactcaccacttAATCTGCTGAACTGAAGATTGGGaattgatctatgcgtgatctggatgctgagaacttgaacctacatcacgagaagatgtagcacatgtatgcatcagtacttgaaaggtactgagcatgtaggatagaataaagctgcaagaaaatataattgaacaagcacaaaaacaagtataataatctgaacatgatatagagaATTCTAAGCTAACTgtatgcaatgaccaatttataacatgctgaaactggaTATTGAGTATACTGTTAAATGGTCAATGCATGAGAATCAGACTgaactatgggagctactaataacagataataaaaccacattagctaaatgtggagtccgatgtatacgtcccaatcgagaggacccaatataccctgccagaggtataaaggaatgctggcgtgatcactaaactgattgcccagaggggggacttacaacctacttggctagtagttctgggactaattgggtacgttgaaccctagtccaactcggtattatgctactccagttgatttatgtagttattggattatatctgaattttcTGTAATTACTAGATAGCTcaaaattgaacatgcaaactgagaatgcaacttTTGATCTTAGATTGATGCATTAAAAACTGAGgcatatataattgaataacagaaatatctgacctagcatgtataattcaagaactgagaatacaaagctagggttctgaaattcatgcgacatactgaataataactttacaatttgatttttggaacatatatttaataagttcatgaagttctattgaagttctagaaaccctaggtttaatcatgttaagaaaatcaagaatctgactaaaACTACTAGGGACCCagtgggtgaaaggaacccactagtgaaatccaacatacctggtgatgaaattcatggagaaacacttagatttcggggctggaattgctggaaccttgttgcgttcttgaactagggctcttgacctttttctcttttcttgcttctaattttctaacttttgatttaatgatttgacttagtgtaagttttaattatgtttttaggcttaaactgactaaaatctgatgatttagggtcaaaacgatgtatcttagggtttaGACGAAGTGAGAAAAGACTGAAAGACCCCTGGGTTAATTGTTGTCAGACCAAACGTCGACCTGGacagacggtccgtcgttccattgacagtccgtcgtttgggtccgtaggttgggcctgtttgacaggcctttactaaaataggataactttttactcgaaggtctgattttagcaaggtcggtgtttatgaaaagctaattcaattatggATCTGCGAACATGTCATGGgatacctaattcattttatgctaagagttatgatcaattgaagttgacccaactgtgTTTTCCCCTTAACTTTCTGTAACTTTTCCACCTATGGTTAggcctacggaccgtaggtccatctacggaccgtgatggtcaatcgtggttcttgttagagagtgggtgaataGGATGTCGATCAAAGGATACAGACAACGGACCGTACCctgacctatggaccgtcgGTCCGTCCGTCATTCGACTTTTAGTCAAATTTTCCTAGGCTGAGAAGTGGGGGTTTCTGACTCCATCGACgaatgtgcaggacggaccatatCTCCTTCAATAATCCACAATTTTTCCTGACATTGCATCCTATGTATATGAGATCATATCTCCTTCAATAATCCACATTTTTTCTTACAGATTTCTAATTGTATGTCTACAATGGATCGGAGGTTCAGCAACTTACTATAGATTACTTGAATGGTAAGATCAAatgttggtctatattgttaggtagtggatcctgattaatatatataactgtttACGCGGTTTAACCTCCGCGGTGAGGTTGCCAGGGGGTTATGGGGGCGGGAGCCCCCCATCCGAAGGCGGGGTTGGGGGCAGCGCCCCGACctaaattttaggttttcctatttattctctaattATTCTctataaccaaaaatactctgatttattaatataaatatatctcaccgctgtggaagtttactcacggggtgttaccacgaaatattgggttttctctttctctctctagatctctcatctctttctcttgaaagttcttgtgttcttcattcatctagtgtgtgtgcgtgaattcgatcctaacataTATCTTGTTTCtacattatatttgtatgctctCTTTACAATCTCAATAAATTAAGACCATGGTGTTTGTAGTGAATTTTACTTACCATTCATATACCATTGGAAATTGCAGTTGTGCCTGTTTATATTCCTTACGTTGGTTCAATGGTGGACCTATATATGAATTAGAAAATTGTGGTTGTGactatttatatttcttatgttgGTTGATGGTATACCTATATGTGCAATAATAGTGAGTGAAGTTGTTAAAAAGACCCAAGGTAATTCTAAAATTAATCTGGAATGATGTCAAGAAAGGCCTAAAGTTTTTCAGGGATCCATGTAGACTTAGCGAGAGAATGATATCTATATAGAAGATATCTATTACACCCTTTGTCTAAATTCTCAATTTATGCGATACTCTTTTCCTTTTAGTCGGTCAcaaaaagaatgatatgtttctatatttagtttaatatatttattttaatcattaaatGAAATGAACTATAACCTAACAATCGATGATTTATTTAGCAAATAAGTTTCGAaagtcttcttttctttcttactAATTCTAGTCATTTTACAAACTAAATTTGACAGACTAAATGTGAAAGTTATCCTAATCGATTGAATGAAGATggtaaaaattatcaataaccTTAACAACTAATGTTGCCTTGAATTGCGTTGGAGTATCAACCACATGTTACCACCTTAATACAATccaattattttatacaaatgaaACTTTTGTCTAATTGTGACACACGCACACGCGcgcacacacgcacacgcacacgcgcGCGCATACACAAGGAACCATTTTACTAGTAACCTGGCCCCCAACACACCACTGAAAAATTGCTTGTGGTTAATCCACACGTAAAATCTAACCCAGCTGAAACTGATTCAAAAAAATATCCTAACAATCACACACACaccacacacatatatatatatatgactaaAAATATTCCACTTTGTACCTAAATTCTTTTTCCCTCTTCTGATGCTTCTTGATAGGTATTTACTATCGAAAAGTAGAAAAAATGCAGCATTAAGTAAATAGTATGAATAAAATATCCAATGTAAACAATGAGGCCATAAACACTTGCTTTTGTATGTTATGCATTATCCCAAAACGGTGTGTATGCTCCTATTTAGCTTGCAAAAATCTTTTAAACATTGGGCCGTCATATCTTCCTAGTAAGAATATAATTAAGACTCacataattatttaacaaaggaaaaaattatgataCAAAGGTGTAGAGACAGTACAGTGGTTGTTACCGCCACTTACTCGATGCATATAATTTCATCTCCTTTTACTTTTCAtctccttttattattttaaagagaTATGACGAAAGTAAAAATTAGGACAAGGATTCtttccccccaaaaaaaatcacTACATTAGTATGTGATTcttttcaataaataattactacatataatagtaatcatatattattataagagggaacaaaaaaattaaaagttgaattacgattttatccttattataaattaaaatattataaaaatatttaactatttaatttaaatattaagttacattattttatggaaatgttaatgacttttgCACTTCTTTAgaataattcttaattaaaatatctaatttaatttattttcttgaattatttaccctttaaatagatacatgtataggatttatcttctaaattaatttatgttcttcattaatatttgtcttaaatttttgtaacacttgacctttcaactttgtaagtgaatcttcatattccaaaactatattttttccgataaataaaatcttttaacattatttttataggaagatttatatgtgatacaatttttgtgtgGAAGACTAGAGAAGCTTTAATCaagtgaagaaaatttcaagGCAAGAAAATTTATGTCAAGATTACAAGGCATAGTATGATTCTACTAAAGTATCGAAgcttgatgtatttttttttacttatttgtcgAGATTGGAACTATGGTAAGACCCCGCCATTTATGTAGTTAAATATCACTTCCATTAACTtgtctttcaaatattttaattttttatggtcaaaagttgaatgtttattactaaaactttgtttcaatttgcattatcaagaaaaaacaGGAAAAAGATTGTCTtagaatttttctatttttcgttGGTTGCGTTATGCTAAACTTGCTCCTATATATGATACTTTATctttgtatttgtaattttgttttaagaatatatttgattgaaggGTGTGTTTTTTGCTTTAGAAAATGAGACAAatacaatcataaaaatagtgtaTAAGACATGCAAAACAATTATGCCTACAAGattttctaatttcaaattattaataattacgtttatgcattttaaattttaaatatttgtaaagaatCATTCTTACATGTGTTTGTGGATAAAATCTATAGTTTTTCgacaattttcattaaaattatcatgagATCCAAATCCCAAAGTCAAAAAAATGATACACCAAAATGCTTAAGAAGTTAGAAGATCTTCTATCCTTTGACCAAATATTGctcctattaattttttaacaaaaaaatttaaaatatattttaacaaacttttaaTTGTAAGAATACTAATATTGTCATTTTGACTCtccattaaattaaaatctaatttatttaattaaatataaatattttatttgtataattacataatttaaatatcaatcaTTGCACTTTAAATCTTAGTTATTTCCTTctaataagttttttatttataaatttgaattacttaattGCCTTCTACTTAATGAGAAGGAGAATTTCATCTTTTACTAATTAATGCCAAACATTTTATCTTCttgaaatgtataaatattaatttaatttcaacatttttatgagacaaaaaagacattttaagaAAGTTAATCATAAGATAGTGTGCCTCCATTTTGTTTTTGctactttattttatcttttaaaacaaaaattatttattattcatcCTTATGAAgtaaacgtgcaacgcacgtttcGGAAActagtataataataatcatataataagtTTCTTTGCGGGACATTATTTTGGCTAAACCTGATTTAACCCGATTACTGTCCAAATCTTTTTACAGCCGATGCATAAGGGACCAAAAATTAATGGAACAATTACAACACCTTAATTAAACTTACGaagaatttaaaaacaaaatcctGAAAGCTTTACTTATTTAGGACCTTGCGATTTAGTTTCTGTCCGGCGGCTTACGTTCTAACCATAAAACCAAAGTGAACAAAATAAAGAGTTGTTATTCCCTCTTTTCAGGAAGCTATATCGGGACTGT
Proteins encoded in this region:
- the LOC101253292 gene encoding putative serine/threonine-protein kinase-like protein CCR3 is translated as MTTPSAAVATLVFTLVNLFIYVQALGGSATTLAVVYGSSATICGIIANQPIQTIQCWKDNQSIPTPISPNVSFDFIAGGFDGFTAVRSGGFSLLFWNTSFVPKRLYFSNSNVLTSVTMGGDKICGIMKSTKNVTCWRGDLSEPSNGSSQFLSISSGSEFSCGVLESSNRVVCWGNSAIASTIQSEFRNERMMNIYAGGRHACGMNATGFFICRGDNKNGQLDVPSHLSYEYFGFALGINHTCGIRRVNRTVVCWGGNGTFSSNITEGYFFESVSAGLDFTCGLTTSNFSVVCWGPGWTSKMVPQGFALPLPMILPGPCVQSNCSCGIYPQSQNLCFGNGNICRPCDFSILTPPTSLLPPPPSPPSSSPSKRLSRGLLAFAIVGSVGTLAGICSIIYFLWAGGCFGKKKVHNSVQPTITATSNGGQLSSSGPISRSSTLRRQGSRLMRRQRSGTSSKHADRAEEFLFTDLAAATNNFSLENKIGAGSFGVVYKGKLPDGREVAIKRGETGTRTKKFQEKESAFDSELAFLSRLHHKHLVRLVGYCEERDERLLVYEYMKNGALFDHLHDKNNVEKTSSIVNSWKMRIKIALDAARGIEYLHNYAVPPIIHRDIKSSNILIDGNWIARVSDFGLSLMGDHSSRPMKAAGTVGYIDPEYYGLNVLTAKSDVYGLGVVLLELLTGKRAIFKSEENGGAPMSVVDYGVAGIMAGELNKILDKRVGTAEASEEVEAVELVAYTAMHCVHLEGKDRPTISDIVSNLERALAAFDDSHGSISSGPISFVSD